The following are encoded in a window of Sphaerisporangium siamense genomic DNA:
- a CDS encoding DUF402 domain-containing protein has product MTLEEVRVHHRTGRWCSGVRTGDNIVAYDVEILPPWRVPGRPVTDRCFVIADEGIQIRRPVTFVDALEGGWYIDLVELEETGPKRLVVHDLYVDIVVPPVSRRYEVLDLDELADALQDGAIDAATTVRVLRNAQRFIDKHLRNLNQDPPSSWPDFPPAAILNLAELPPFDIG; this is encoded by the coding sequence GTGACCCTTGAAGAGGTACGTGTCCACCACCGCACTGGGCGATGGTGCTCCGGTGTCCGAACCGGTGACAACATCGTGGCCTACGACGTTGAGATCCTTCCCCCGTGGCGGGTTCCCGGCCGACCCGTAACGGATCGCTGCTTCGTAATCGCTGACGAAGGGATACAGATCCGAAGGCCGGTCACCTTCGTCGACGCCCTCGAAGGCGGTTGGTACATCGACCTGGTCGAACTAGAGGAAACGGGCCCGAAGCGGCTGGTAGTTCACGACCTCTACGTGGACATCGTCGTGCCCCCGGTCAGCCGGCGCTACGAAGTCCTGGACCTGGACGAGCTTGCTGACGCGCTGCAGGACGGCGCCATCGATGCCGCCACCACAGTCAGGGTTTTGCGCAATGCTCAGCGCTTCATCGACAAGCACCTGCGCAACCTGAACCAAGACCCGCCGAGCTCGTGGCCGGACTTCCCGCCAGCAGCCATTCTGAACCTGGCTGAGCTGCCGCCCTTCGACATCGGATGA
- a CDS encoding type II toxin-antitoxin system RelE/ParE family toxin: MRNVDDYLVTGGIPDGDHVKKLKDAEGVHELRVALDRTTWRLTFWKPSNKVIVVLTVFRKTQDGTQTADIDRAIAAKKRCEAEHDLTITHVFERSA; this comes from the coding sequence ATGCGGAACGTAGATGACTACCTCGTCACTGGCGGTATCCCCGATGGAGATCACGTGAAGAAGTTGAAGGATGCCGAAGGTGTACATGAGCTGCGTGTTGCTCTCGACCGCACGACCTGGCGATTGACCTTCTGGAAGCCATCCAACAAAGTGATCGTGGTCCTTACGGTCTTCCGCAAGACTCAGGACGGCACGCAGACTGCCGACATCGACCGAGCGATCGCTGCTAAGAAGCGGTGCGAGGCAGAGCACGACCTCACCATCACGCATGTATTCGAGAGGAGCGCATGA
- a CDS encoding tyrosine-type recombinase/integrase, with protein MATFGSLRWGKLAALRRKNVDFEARTVRVVASTTELKDGSVPVGPPKSAAGVRTVALPEIVIAELRAHLDEYTDDHDDAFVFVGAKGAILRRPAFSRIWARALKAAALSGFHFHDLRHTGNKCAVQSGATLRELMNRMATRLRGPC; from the coding sequence GTGGCCACGTTCGGCAGCCTGCGTTGGGGGAAGCTGGCAGCGCTCCGGCGTAAGAACGTCGATTTCGAGGCTCGGACGGTCCGGGTCGTGGCTTCGACGACGGAACTCAAGGACGGCTCGGTCCCAGTGGGGCCACCCAAGTCTGCGGCGGGTGTCCGTACGGTGGCGCTGCCTGAAATCGTGATCGCTGAGCTGAGGGCGCACCTGGACGAGTACACCGACGACCATGACGACGCATTCGTGTTCGTTGGCGCGAAGGGTGCGATTCTGCGTCGGCCGGCTTTCTCCCGGATCTGGGCCAGGGCGCTGAAGGCGGCGGCGCTTTCTGGGTTCCACTTTCATGATCTGCGTCACACGGGCAACAAGTGCGCCGTGCAGTCAGGGGCGACTCTTCGTGAGCTGATGAACCGTATGGCCACTCGACTACGCGGGCCGTGTTGA
- a CDS encoding tetratricopeptide repeat protein, with translation MNAETADQVLAGLEAIGAAVGVAGADEDSAVTAGRVRDWLSGQADRCLVVFDNVADPEVVAPWLPAIGRTQVVISSNHQSVLALGVPVPVEVFTDAEALAFLAERTGRDDEQGARVLAEEVGHLPLVLAQAAWVIRQEGMSYADYVQRLRSVAVAEELRPVRGEGYPHGAAEAVILSLAHIGRGRAVRLERGLLDLLAVLSPAGVPRLWLHRAVQLGLAGEVSGDIARRVDAAIGRLAEPSLVTLSVDGSTVTMHRFVQRVLRDAARVNEDLDAIFARAGQLVADRSVDSARVSLDRPQMEAFVQQAAALWLNANHPASDSPRSVIDKALVLQNQAGMYLEAVGDLSRAVPVFEQTLTDRRRVLGEDHPTTLTSRNNLAHAYQLAGQLDKAISLYEQTLTDRRRVLGEDHPTTLTSRNDLAGAYTMAGQFDRAIPLYEQNLTDRRRVLGEDHPTTLTSRNNLAHAYTMAEQLDRAIPLYEQNLSDIRRVLGEDHPTTLTSRNNLAGAYNSAGQLDRAIPLYEQNLSDIRRVLGEDHPTTLTSRNNLATAYTTAEQLDKAIPLYEQNFTDRRRLLGEDHPDTLTSRNNLATAYTTAEQLDKGISLFEQTLTDRRRVLGEDHPDTLTSRHSLAYAYISAGQLDKAIPMYEQTLSDIRRVLGEDHPTTLTSSNNVAGAYISAGQLDKAIAMYEQTLTDCLRVMGADHPMTATVRRNLAVAQDSVGRD, from the coding sequence ATGAATGCCGAGACCGCTGACCAGGTGCTGGCAGGTTTGGAGGCCATCGGGGCGGCGGTGGGTGTGGCGGGCGCAGATGAGGACTCGGCGGTGACCGCGGGGCGGGTTCGTGATTGGCTGAGTGGCCAGGCGGATCGGTGTTTGGTGGTGTTTGACAATGTGGCCGATCCGGAGGTGGTGGCGCCCTGGTTGCCGGCGATCGGCCGGACGCAGGTGGTGATCTCCAGTAACCATCAAAGCGTGCTGGCGCTGGGGGTTCCGGTCCCGGTGGAGGTGTTCACCGACGCTGAGGCGCTGGCGTTTTTGGCCGAGCGGACCGGCCGGGATGATGAGCAGGGGGCTCGGGTGCTGGCCGAGGAGGTGGGCCATCTTCCGCTGGTCTTGGCGCAGGCGGCGTGGGTGATCCGCCAGGAGGGGATGTCCTATGCGGACTATGTTCAGCGGTTGCGCTCGGTGGCGGTGGCTGAGGAGTTACGGCCGGTGCGGGGTGAGGGGTATCCGCATGGAGCGGCCGAGGCGGTGATCTTGTCCTTGGCGCACATCGGGCGTGGCCGTGCGGTCCGGTTGGAGCGAGGGCTGCTCGATCTGCTGGCGGTGCTGTCGCCAGCCGGGGTGCCTCGCCTGTGGTTGCACCGGGCGGTGCAGCTGGGCTTGGCGGGCGAGGTGAGCGGGGATATCGCGAGACGGGTGGATGCCGCGATCGGGCGGTTGGCTGAACCGTCGCTGGTGACGCTGAGTGTGGACGGCTCGACGGTGACCATGCACCGGTTCGTGCAACGGGTTCTGCGTGATGCCGCCCGAGTCAACGAGGACCTGGACGCGATTTTTGCCAGGGCAGGGCAATTGGTGGCTGACCGGTCTGTGGATTCAGCGCGGGTATCGCTGGATCGTCCCCAGATGGAGGCGTTCGTTCAGCAGGCGGCTGCCTTATGGCTCAATGCCAACCATCCGGCCTCCGATAGCCCAAGGTCGGTGATCGACAAGGCTCTTGTCCTGCAAAACCAAGCTGGTATGTATCTGGAAGCGGTCGGCGATCTGTCTCGCGCCGTCCCAGTGTTCGAGCAGACTCTCACCGACCGCAGGCGGGTGCTGGGCGAAGACCACCCCACCACCCTGACCAGCCGCAACAACCTCGCCCACGCCTACCAATTGGCTGGGCAACTCGATAAGGCCATCTCCTTGTACGAGCAGACTCTCACCGACCGCAGGCGGGTGCTGGGCGAAGACCACCCCACCACCCTGACCAGCCGCAACGACCTCGCCGGCGCCTATACCATGGCCGGGCAATTCGACAGGGCCATCCCCCTGTACGAACAAAACCTTACTGACCGCAGGCGGGTGCTGGGCGAAGACCATCCCACCACCCTGACTAGCCGCAACAACCTCGCCCACGCCTATACCATGGCCGAGCAACTCGACAGGGCTATCCCCCTGTATGAACAAAACCTCAGCGATATCAGGCGGGTGCTGGGCGAAGACCATCCCACCACCCTGACCAGCCGCAACAACCTCGCCGGCGCCTACAATTCGGCCGGGCAACTCGACAGGGCTATCCCCCTGTATGAACAAAACCTCAGCGATATCAGGCGGGTGCTGGGCGAAGACCATCCCACCACCCTGACCAGCCGCAACAACCTCGCCACCGCTTACACCACGGCTGAGCAACTCGATAAGGCCATCCCCCTGTATGAACAAAACTTCACCGACCGCAGGCGGTTGCTGGGCGAAGACCACCCCGACACCCTGACCAGCCGCAACAACCTCGCCACCGCTTACACCACGGCTGAGCAACTCGATAAGGGCATCTCCTTGTTTGAGCAGACTCTCACCGACCGCAGGCGGGTGCTGGGGGAAGATCACCCCGACACCCTGACCAGCCGCCACAGCCTCGCCTACGCCTACATCTCTGCCGGGCAACTCGACAAGGCCATCCCCATGTACGAACAAACCCTCAGCGATATCAGGCGGGTGCTGGGCGAAGATCACCCCACCACCCTGACCAGCAGCAACAACGTCGCAGGCGCCTACATCTCTGCCGGGCAACTCGACAAGGCCATCGCCATGTACGAACAAACCCTTACCGATTGCTTGCGTGTGATGGGTGCCGATCATCCGATGACCGCAACGGTGCGCCGCAATCTGGCTGTAGCGCAGGATTCGGTGGGCCGGGACTGA
- a CDS encoding IS3 family transposase (programmed frameshift) — translation MGMKVYSEAFKADAVALYLSDPSRTYASVAKDLGVNRETLRLWVRQARAGQAGGSGKVSRRREPEAVSVGSDAVLEEENRRLRKKVRELEAERDILRRAAKYFGGRDELVSRFQFVEDHRELFSVKRLCHVLEVSRSGYYRWRDGIGARAARRAADTALAREIRRIHGDQDGTYGEPRVTAELRERGRRVNHKRVARVMRAFGIVGLHLRRKVRTTVPEPSAQQVPDLLKRDFTAPAPNQRYVGDITYLPVGDGRFFYLATVIDLCSRRLAGWSIAGHMRTGLVIDALEAAARTRGGRLDGAIFHSDHGAQYTSADFAAACARLGVVQSRGAVGTSADNALAEAFNASLKRETLQGRRRWCGPREARLAVFRWLTRYNTTRRHSALGQISPINYEQQSYKATEAA, via the exons GTGGGGATGAAGGTGTATTCCGAGGCGTTCAAGGCCGACGCTGTGGCGTTGTACTTGTCGGATCCGTCGCGGACGTATGCGTCGGTGGCCAAGGACCTGGGGGTGAACCGGGAGACTCTGCGGCTGTGGGTGCGCCAGGCCCGGGCCGGGCAGGCCGGTGGGTCGGGGAAGGTGTCCCGGCGTCGGGAGCCGGAGGCGGTCTCGGTAGGTTCGGACGCCGTGCTTGAAGAGGAGAACCGCCGGCTCCGCAAGAAGGTGCGGGAGTTGGAGGCCGAGCGGGACATCCTGCGGCGGGCGGCCAAGTATTTCG GCGGGAGAGACGAACTGGTGAGCCGTTTCCAGTTCGTTGAGGACCATCGGGAGCTGTTCAGCGTCAAGCGGCTGTGTCATGTCCTTGAGGTGTCCAGGTCGGGGTATTACCGGTGGCGCGACGGGATCGGGGCCAGGGCTGCGCGGCGGGCCGCCGACACCGCGCTGGCGCGGGAGATCCGCCGGATCCACGGCGACCAGGACGGGACCTACGGGGAGCCGCGGGTCACCGCGGAGCTCCGCGAGCGAGGGCGGCGGGTGAATCACAAGCGGGTAGCGCGGGTGATGCGGGCGTTCGGGATCGTCGGGCTGCATCTGCGTAGGAAAGTCCGTACGACCGTGCCCGAACCGTCCGCTCAGCAGGTGCCCGACCTGCTGAAACGCGACTTCACCGCGCCGGCTCCCAACCAGCGGTACGTGGGTGATATCACGTATCTGCCGGTCGGAGACGGCCGGTTCTTCTACCTCGCCACCGTCATTGATCTGTGTTCCCGCAGGTTGGCGGGCTGGTCGATCGCCGGCCACATGCGCACTGGACTCGTCATCGACGCGCTGGAGGCCGCCGCCCGAACGCGGGGCGGACGCCTGGACGGGGCGATCTTCCACAGCGATCACGGCGCCCAGTACACCTCGGCGGACTTCGCCGCCGCGTGCGCCCGGCTCGGCGTCGTCCAGTCGAGAGGCGCGGTCGGCACGAGCGCTGACAACGCCCTGGCCGAAGCGTTCAACGCATCTCTCAAACGCGAGACACTGCAGGGCCGCAGACGCTGGTGCGGGCCTCGTGAGGCACGGCTCGCGGTGTTCCGGTGGCTCACCCGCTACAACACCACCAGGCGACACTCGGCCCTCGGCCAGATCAGCCCAATCAACTACGAACAACAGTCCTATAAGGCGACAGAAGCCGCATAA
- a CDS encoding helix-turn-helix domain-containing protein, giving the protein MMGHSRWETYKAKRLRQSEADAQPQPEYEQAGRDLELGDQLREIRKRRGLSQKVVAERAGMSQPALSRIEGGGGIPDIATLLRLGMAMGVRFRVELVDDDDTTEIEPLTVHHRQLANA; this is encoded by the coding sequence ATGATGGGTCACAGCCGTTGGGAAACCTACAAGGCGAAGCGTCTGCGCCAGTCGGAAGCGGATGCGCAGCCTCAGCCTGAATACGAGCAGGCGGGCCGTGACCTGGAGCTCGGCGATCAGTTGCGTGAGATCCGTAAGCGCCGAGGCTTGTCCCAGAAGGTGGTAGCGGAGCGTGCCGGGATGTCTCAACCTGCTCTGTCCCGCATCGAGGGCGGCGGCGGCATACCAGATATAGCTACGCTTCTGCGCCTCGGTATGGCAATGGGGGTTCGGTTTCGCGTCGAGCTCGTCGACGACGACGACACCACTGAAATCGAGCCCCTGACGGTGCATCACCGACAGCTCGCGAACGCATAG
- a CDS encoding alpha/beta fold hydrolase yields the protein MTAKHRILEVGGERIHVVEQGSGPLVLLVHGFPESWYSWRRQLPVLATAGYRAVALDVRGYGRSSKPQDPAAYRMLDLISDNVSVVRAFGESSAVIIGHDWGATIAAQSALVEPEVFRAVGLLSVPYTPPGGPRPSEVFAGMGGGQEFYVSYFQRLGRAEAEIEPDVRGWLAGFYSALSADTMAAADAPDPHFVAPGGTLRERFPTGALPSWLTQDDLDFYAAEFERTGFTGALNRYRNMDRDWEDLATYAGSAIKQPSLFLGGTRDASTMWLSDAMDAYPRTLPNLTGSHLLDCGHWIQQERPDDVNRLLVEFLDSL from the coding sequence ATGACGGCGAAGCACCGGATCTTGGAAGTGGGCGGGGAGCGGATTCACGTCGTAGAGCAGGGCAGCGGGCCGCTGGTGCTGCTCGTCCATGGTTTCCCCGAGTCGTGGTATTCCTGGCGGCGGCAGCTTCCCGTGCTGGCGACAGCCGGTTACCGGGCCGTCGCGCTCGACGTACGGGGCTACGGGCGTTCGTCCAAGCCGCAGGACCCCGCCGCGTACCGAATGCTCGACTTGATCAGTGACAACGTGTCGGTGGTCCGGGCATTTGGTGAAAGCTCCGCTGTGATCATCGGCCACGACTGGGGGGCGACGATCGCAGCGCAGTCCGCACTCGTCGAGCCCGAGGTGTTTCGTGCGGTCGGATTGTTGAGCGTCCCTTACACCCCGCCCGGCGGGCCCCGGCCAAGCGAAGTGTTCGCGGGAATGGGCGGCGGGCAAGAGTTCTATGTCTCCTACTTCCAGCGCCTCGGACGAGCCGAGGCCGAGATCGAGCCCGACGTGCGCGGCTGGCTCGCCGGGTTCTACAGCGCCCTGTCGGCGGACACGATGGCTGCGGCGGACGCCCCAGACCCGCACTTCGTCGCCCCGGGCGGCACACTGCGCGAGCGTTTCCCGACCGGCGCGCTGCCGTCCTGGCTGACGCAAGACGACCTCGACTTCTACGCCGCCGAGTTCGAGCGCACGGGCTTCACCGGTGCCCTCAACCGCTACCGCAACATGGACCGCGACTGGGAGGACCTGGCTACGTACGCGGGCTCCGCGATCAAGCAGCCGTCCCTCTTCCTTGGCGGCACCCGTGACGCCTCCACCATGTGGCTCTCCGACGCCATGGACGCCTATCCGCGAACGCTCCCCAACCTCACCGGCAGCCACCTCCTGGACTGCGGCCACTGGATCCAGCAGGAACGCCCCGACGACGTCAACCGCCTGCTCGTGGAGTTCCTCGACAGCCTCTGA